The following are encoded together in the Glycine max cultivar Williams 82 chromosome 8, Glycine_max_v4.0, whole genome shotgun sequence genome:
- the LOC100814414 gene encoding dnaJ homolog subfamily C member 2 — protein MAVHTKFRLITYSQEIVDGQPIFVSSNCLPIKALKFEPAGHSFHSAALKLLGVQEDNKDADDKKVVDDKEQTYLPSDSYSSKSKKKTGTGDMQQDHYALLGLGHLRYLATEDQIRKSYRETALRFHPDKQAALLLAEETEAAKQAKKDEIESHFKAIQEAYEVLIDPLKRRIYDSTDEFDDEIPTDCAPQDFFKVFGPAFMRNGRWSVNQSIPSLGDDNTPIKEVDNFYNFWYSFKSWREFPHADEFDLEQAESRDHKRWMERQNAKLTEKARKEDYARIRTLVDNAYKRDPRILRRKEEEKAEKQRKKEAKFLAKKLQEEEAARIAEEERQRKEEEERQATEAALQQKKVKEKEKKLLRKERARLRTLSGPILSHHLLDISDDDVERLCMSLDIQQLRSLCENMGGRQMLLEQAKVLRDALSSKKEEAVDEKTNQQNANGSIKANGSPSLSNIEKKEKPWSKEEIDLLRKGMQKYPKGTSRRWEVISEYIGTGRSVEEIMKATKTVLLQKPDSSKAFDTFLEKRKPGAQSIESPLTTREELGVPAPASSTNNAEDSQNKGTDDQNSPANGVSSSSEQDVWSAVQERALVQALKAFPKETSQRWERVATAVPGKTVNQCKKKFALMKESFRNKKTAV, from the coding sequence ATGGCTGTACATACAAAATTCCGTCTTATTACTTACTCACAAGAGATTGTAGATGGACAGCCTATTTTTGTCTCTTCAAACTGTCTTCCTATCAAGGCTTTGAAATTTGAACCTGCAGGTCATTCTTTCCATTCTGCTGCACTTAAACTTCTTGGTGTTCAGGAAGATAACAAAGATGCTGATGATAAAAAAGTGGTTGATGATAAGGAACAAACATATCTCCCATCTGATTCTTATAGCAGCAAGAGCAAAAAGAAAACTGGCACTGGAGACATGCAGCAAGATCACTATGCATTATTGGGTCTGGgtcatctaaggtatcttgctacggAGGATCAAATTCGTAAAAGCTATCGTGAAACTGCCTTGAGGTTTCATCCTGACAAACAGGCTGCTCTTCTTCTTGCTGAGGAAACTGAAGCTGCAAAACAAGCAAAAAAGGATGAAATAGAAAGTCACTTTAAGGCAATCCAAGAAGCATATGAAGTGTTGATTGATCCATTGAAGAGAAGAATTTATGATTCCACCGATGAGTTTGATGATGAGATTCCCACTGATTGTGCTCCACAAGACTTCTTCAAGGTGTTTGGTCCTGCTTTTATGAGGAATGGGCGGTGGTCAGTTAATCAATCAATTCCATCACTAGGTGATGATAATACTCCGATAAAAGAAGTTGATAATTTCTACAATTTTTGGTACTCCTTTAAAAGTTGGAGGGAGTTTCCTCATGCTGATGAGTTTGATCTTGAGCAAGCTGAATCACGAGACCACAAGAGATGGATGGAAAGGCAGAATGCGAAATTGACAGAAAAAGCTAGGAAGGAAGACTATGCACGGATACGCACTCTTGTTGATAATGCTTATAAGAGAGACCCCAGAATTTTGagaagaaaggaagaagaaaaagctgagaaacaaaggaaaaaggAGGCTAAGTTCCTAGCTAAGAAGTTGCAGGAAGAAGAGGCAGCCAGAATCGCAGAAGAGGAGAGGCAGCGAAAAGAGGAGGAAGAGAGACAAGCCACAGAAGCTGCTTTACAACAGAAGAAggtgaaagagaaagagaaaaagctcTTGCGGAAGGAGCGAGCACGACTTCGGACTCTTTCAGGACCTATTTTATCGCACCATTTACTTGATAtttctgatgatgatgtagaAAGGCTTTGCATGTCACTAGATATACAGCAGCTAAGGAGTCTCTGTGAGAACATGGGAGGCAGACAGATGTTATTAGAGCAAGCAAAAGTTTTGAGAGATGCACTGAGTTCTAAGAAAGAAGAGGCGGTTGATGAGAAAACTAATCAACAAAATGCCAATGGTTCCATCAAGGCTAATGGCAGTCCTTCACTAAGCAACattgagaagaaggagaaacccTGGAGTAAAGAAGAGATTGATCTATTGAGGAAAGGAATGCAGAAATATCCCAAAGGAACCTCACGGAGATGGGAGGTTATTTCAGAATACATTGGTACTGGAAGATCTGTTGAAGAAATTATGAAGGCAACTAAAACTGTACTCCTTCAGAAACCTGATTCGTCAAAAGCTTTTGACACATTTCTTGAGAAAAGGAAACCTGGTGCACAATCAATTGAGTCTCCATTGACAACCAGAGAAGAATTAGGAGTGCCAGCTCCTGCCTCCTCTACAAATAATGCAGAAGACTCTCAGAACAAAGGTACTGATGATCAGAACTCCCCTGCTAATGGAGTTTCTTCCAGTTCAGAACAGGATGTGTGGTCTGCGGTGCAGGAACGAGCACTAGTTCAAGCTTTAAAAGCCTTTCCAAAGGAAACAAGCCAGAGATGGGAGCGTGTTGCAACAGCTGTACCTGGGAAGACTGTGAATCAGTGTAAGAAAAAATTTGCATTGATGAAGGAGAGTTTCAGGAACAAGAAAACTGCAGTCTAA